From Pandoraea norimbergensis, the proteins below share one genomic window:
- a CDS encoding YbdK family carboxylate-amine ligase, whose amino-acid sequence MSLEEFIPSKPCTFGVELEMQIVNRHDYDLTKAASDVMRLVAKETHPGEIKPEMTESMIELSTDICHHHSDAVSQLRRVRDVLIGASEQLNVGLCGGGTHAFQRWSERTIYDSPRFHFLSELYGYLAKQFTVFGQHVHIGCPDPDSALYLLHAMSRYIPHFIALSASSPYVQGVDTGFHSARLNSVFAFPLSGRAPFVLKWEDFETYFDKMVKTGVVESMKDFYWDIRPKPGFGTIEVRVMDTPLSVDRAAAIACYIQSLARYLLEERPFTLSEDDYLVYTFNRFEACRFGLEGAYVDPQSGERTTLGQHIAQTLEVIKPHAAVLEAEAACEQIRQLVASGMNDAVWLRQIHADAKSLNEMVRQQCLRWAS is encoded by the coding sequence ATGTCATTAGAAGAATTCATTCCCTCGAAGCCGTGCACCTTCGGTGTCGAGCTCGAGATGCAGATCGTCAATCGTCACGATTACGACCTGACCAAAGCTGCGTCGGACGTGATGCGGTTGGTGGCGAAGGAGACACATCCGGGTGAAATCAAACCGGAAATGACCGAAAGCATGATCGAGCTTTCGACCGATATCTGCCACCACCACAGCGACGCCGTCTCGCAACTGCGAAGGGTTCGCGACGTGCTGATCGGCGCGAGCGAACAGCTCAACGTCGGCTTGTGCGGTGGCGGCACCCACGCGTTTCAGCGCTGGAGCGAGCGCACGATCTACGACTCGCCGCGGTTTCATTTTCTCTCCGAGCTTTACGGCTATCTCGCCAAGCAGTTCACGGTCTTCGGTCAGCACGTGCACATCGGCTGTCCCGATCCGGATAGCGCCTTGTACCTGCTGCACGCGATGTCGCGTTATATCCCGCACTTTATTGCGCTGTCGGCCTCCTCGCCGTATGTGCAAGGTGTCGACACGGGCTTTCACTCGGCGCGGTTGAACTCGGTGTTCGCGTTTCCGCTGTCGGGCCGTGCGCCGTTCGTGCTCAAGTGGGAAGACTTCGAGACGTACTTCGACAAGATGGTCAAAACGGGCGTCGTCGAGAGCATGAAGGATTTCTACTGGGATATCCGTCCGAAACCGGGTTTTGGGACGATCGAAGTGCGGGTGATGGATACCCCCCTATCGGTCGATCGGGCGGCTGCCATCGCCTGCTACATCCAGTCTCTGGCCCGCTATCTGCTCGAGGAGCGCCCGTTCACGCTGAGCGAGGACGATTACCTGGTCTACACGTTCAACCGCTTCGAGGCCTGCCGTTTCGGTTTGGAAGGCGCTTACGTCGATCCGCAAAGCGGTGAGCGGACCACGCTGGGGCAGCACATCGCTCAGACGCTGGAGGTCATCAAGCCTCACGCAGCGGTGCTGGAAGCCGAAGCGGCGTGCGAACAGATCCGCCAGTTGGTGGCCTCGGGCATGAACGATGCTGTATGGCTGCGTCAGATCCACGCGGATGCGAAGTCGCTCAACGAGATGGTCCGTCAGCAGTGTCTGCGGTGGGCGTCGTGA
- a CDS encoding cation:proton antiporter, with amino-acid sequence MTSELSLFPGWPPAPDPVFFAGLALVFAGLAGEICFRRLRLPRITGYAVVGLVGGTLGLSSMLDAQTSAAIRLLIDLALGLLLFELGSRLNLKWMRANSWLIVTSALEALLTLIAVYAVLRLFNVAPLTSMLIASISMATSPAVVVQLKNELRAEGQVTERLLALAALNSIYAVVAVKLVYGWMHQTYHSSFWVVLFHPLYLLIGSIVLAFVLAKACNLVFRKFGSQDHHAFVMLIGLIMLMVALVHMLKLPNSLTLLLAGIIFRNLDERPQLWPAYFGTAGWLLAVVLFVLTSLAFQWQYVMIGGLAAAAIIVVRLLAKVVGTVAVAHPAGISYKQAIALGLALCPMASLALVLVADTYDIYPQFDPMLKAVVMCTIALLQLVGPLVVYWALALVGERKD; translated from the coding sequence ATGACGTCGGAACTGTCCCTTTTCCCGGGCTGGCCGCCGGCGCCTGATCCCGTTTTCTTCGCTGGTCTGGCATTGGTATTTGCCGGTCTGGCAGGAGAAATCTGTTTCCGGAGACTGCGCCTGCCGCGCATCACCGGTTACGCGGTGGTCGGGCTGGTCGGCGGTACGTTGGGTCTCTCGTCGATGCTGGACGCGCAAACGAGCGCGGCCATCCGGCTGCTGATCGATCTGGCCCTTGGCCTGCTGCTGTTCGAACTCGGCAGCCGCCTGAATCTGAAATGGATGCGGGCCAACTCGTGGCTCATCGTCACGAGTGCACTTGAGGCGCTACTCACGCTCATCGCGGTCTACGCGGTGTTGCGGCTGTTCAACGTGGCGCCGCTCACATCGATGCTCATCGCGTCGATCAGCATGGCCACGTCGCCGGCCGTTGTCGTCCAGTTGAAGAACGAACTGCGCGCCGAAGGCCAGGTTACCGAGCGCCTGCTGGCGCTGGCGGCGCTGAACAGCATTTACGCGGTGGTGGCCGTCAAGCTGGTCTACGGCTGGATGCACCAGACGTACCACTCGAGCTTCTGGGTGGTGCTGTTCCATCCGCTGTACCTGCTGATCGGCTCGATCGTGCTGGCCTTCGTCCTCGCCAAGGCGTGCAACCTGGTCTTCCGGAAATTCGGCAGCCAGGATCATCATGCGTTCGTGATGCTGATCGGCCTGATCATGCTGATGGTCGCGCTGGTGCACATGCTCAAGCTGCCCAACTCGCTCACGCTGCTGCTTGCCGGGATCATTTTCCGGAATCTGGATGAGCGTCCGCAGCTTTGGCCGGCGTACTTCGGCACGGCCGGCTGGCTGCTCGCCGTGGTGTTGTTCGTGCTGACGTCGCTGGCATTCCAGTGGCAATACGTGATGATCGGCGGTCTGGCCGCGGCAGCGATCATCGTTGTGCGTCTGCTGGCAAAGGTGGTCGGGACGGTCGCCGTCGCCCATCCGGCCGGCATCAGCTACAAACAGGCCATCGCACTCGGGCTCGCACTCTGTCCGATGGCCAGTCTTGCGCTCGTACTCGTTGCCGACACGTACGACATCTACCCGCAGTTCGATCCGATGCTCAAGGCCGTGGTGATGTGCACCATCGCGTTGCTGCAACTGGTTGGGCCGCTGGTGGTCTATTGGGCATTGGCCCTCGTCGGTGAACGGAAGGATTAA